The proteins below come from a single Streptomyces sp. M92 genomic window:
- a CDS encoding tetratricopeptide repeat protein: MTDQAVDTDGVRLSQDPAEQNRFLGRTRELKELRADIERAGLDTLSGRKAPRARVLLIAGRPGSGRTALAEELAAKVADSYPDGVLRARLSEPDGTRVPVGRLARELLTELECAAPPGADEDDLTEALRTALADRKVLLLLDDAADAEQVDALLPDTPDCLAVAVAQGPLTGIADVRPCTLGGLDTKSAVELLSRHTGSVRITVDPRAAEQLVEACQAQPAALTLAGGWLAARPQAAVADLAKHVRAEDGEGTPLSRVFRVAYTSLPAPAARILRLLSLAPAGMVDPHTASALAGCSVNGARTTLDDFVALGLLTAVDSPLPEYEVPGCLHDRLRALAESHDRPAELQLARARMLERTVRLLQSCRAVTETDSPQAREKLVGMPRALRFPTPRAAADWLRARRPALLAAARLAVADGELDTLARRLMSQLVRAMVAHFGTQAAAPDLYGIHRLVLDVAERRELPREKAAALLNLADLDARTGRTAEALVRYRAALDAGREANDPYATARAMESVGGAHLELGDYDRAADWFGRALAQRLARDERADAARVYGRLATAHTYAGRYGEALRGWRAAVAGYRRTGDVAAQARALSELARVQEYAGRPEESLRTCQEAVELARRADDVRLQAALHLRLADTLDRLGDPAAAGLQRGAADRMLREDLEEACEIRSASTED; encoded by the coding sequence GTGACGGATCAGGCGGTGGACACGGACGGCGTACGGCTGTCGCAGGACCCTGCTGAGCAGAATCGGTTCCTGGGCCGCACCCGGGAGTTGAAGGAGCTGCGCGCCGACATCGAGCGCGCGGGCCTGGACACCCTCTCCGGCCGCAAGGCCCCCCGCGCGCGCGTGCTGCTCATCGCGGGCCGCCCCGGCTCCGGCCGCACCGCGCTCGCCGAGGAACTGGCCGCCAAGGTCGCCGACTCCTACCCCGACGGTGTGCTGCGCGCCCGGCTGAGCGAGCCGGACGGCACCCGCGTGCCGGTGGGACGCCTGGCCAGGGAACTGCTCACCGAGCTGGAGTGCGCCGCCCCGCCCGGGGCCGACGAGGACGACCTCACCGAGGCCCTGCGCACCGCCCTCGCCGACCGCAAGGTGCTGCTCCTGCTCGACGACGCCGCCGACGCCGAGCAGGTCGACGCCCTGCTGCCGGACACCCCGGACTGCCTGGCCGTCGCCGTCGCCCAGGGCCCGCTCACCGGCATCGCGGACGTCCGCCCGTGCACGCTGGGCGGCCTGGACACCAAGTCGGCGGTGGAGCTGCTGTCCCGGCACACCGGGTCGGTGCGCATCACCGTCGATCCCCGGGCCGCCGAGCAGCTGGTCGAGGCGTGCCAGGCGCAGCCCGCCGCGCTCACCCTGGCCGGCGGCTGGCTCGCCGCCCGGCCTCAGGCGGCCGTCGCCGACCTCGCCAAGCACGTGCGCGCGGAGGACGGCGAGGGCACACCGCTCAGCCGCGTGTTCCGCGTCGCCTACACGTCGCTGCCGGCCCCGGCCGCCCGGATACTGCGCCTGCTCTCCCTCGCCCCCGCCGGGATGGTCGACCCGCACACCGCCTCCGCGCTCGCCGGCTGCTCGGTGAACGGCGCCCGCACCACCCTCGACGACTTCGTGGCCCTCGGCCTGCTGACCGCGGTCGACTCGCCGCTGCCCGAGTACGAGGTGCCCGGGTGCCTGCACGACCGGCTGCGGGCCCTCGCCGAGAGCCACGACCGGCCCGCCGAGCTCCAGCTCGCCCGCGCCCGCATGCTGGAGCGGACGGTGCGGCTGCTCCAGTCCTGCCGGGCGGTCACCGAGACCGACAGCCCGCAGGCCCGCGAGAAGCTCGTCGGCATGCCCCGGGCCCTGCGCTTCCCCACCCCCAGGGCCGCCGCCGACTGGCTGCGCGCCCGCCGCCCCGCCCTGCTGGCCGCGGCCCGGCTCGCGGTCGCCGACGGGGAGCTGGACACCCTCGCCCGGCGGCTGATGTCCCAGCTGGTGCGCGCCATGGTCGCCCACTTCGGCACCCAGGCCGCAGCCCCCGACCTGTACGGCATCCACCGCCTCGTCCTCGACGTGGCCGAGCGCCGGGAGCTGCCCCGTGAGAAGGCCGCGGCCCTGCTCAACCTGGCCGACCTGGACGCCCGCACCGGCCGCACCGCCGAGGCCCTGGTCCGCTACCGGGCCGCGCTGGACGCCGGACGTGAGGCGAACGACCCGTACGCGACCGCCCGCGCGATGGAATCCGTAGGCGGCGCCCACCTGGAACTGGGTGACTACGACCGGGCCGCCGACTGGTTCGGCCGGGCCCTCGCCCAGCGGCTCGCCCGGGACGAGCGCGCCGACGCCGCCCGCGTCTACGGCCGCCTCGCCACCGCCCACACCTACGCGGGCCGCTACGGCGAGGCACTGCGCGGCTGGCGCGCCGCGGTCGCGGGGTACCGCCGGACCGGCGATGTGGCCGCACAGGCGCGGGCCTTGAGCGAACTGGCCCGCGTCCAGGAGTACGCCGGACGCCCGGAGGAGTCGCTGCGCACCTGTCAGGAGGCCGTCGAGTTGGCCCGCCGGGCCGACGACGTCCGGCTCCAGGCGGCGCTGCACCTGCGGCTGGCCGACACCCTCGACCGGCTCGGCGACCCGGCGGCGGCCGGGCTGCAGCGGGGCGCAGCAGACCGGATGCTGAGGGAAGATCTCGAAGAAGCCTGCGAAATCCGCAGCGCTTCGACTGAAGATTGA
- a CDS encoding NUDIX domain-containing protein: MTGSTIKDVPEEWEVRGSETPFRGKKTSVRTDEVVMPDGSVASRDYQVHPGSVAVLALDDEGRVIVIRQYRHPVREKLWEIPAGLLDVPGENPLHAAQRELYEEAHVKAEDWRVLTDVYTTPGGCDEAVRIFLARDLSEAEGERFEVEDEEADMELARVPVADLVRGVLAGDLHNNCLVVGVLSLVAAEQGDGLDVLRPAEAPWPARPFEA; encoded by the coding sequence ATGACGGGCAGCACGATCAAGGATGTCCCCGAGGAGTGGGAGGTCCGGGGCAGCGAGACCCCCTTCCGGGGCAAGAAGACCTCCGTGCGCACGGACGAGGTCGTCATGCCCGACGGCTCCGTCGCCTCCCGCGACTACCAGGTCCACCCCGGCTCCGTCGCCGTCCTCGCCCTGGACGACGAGGGACGGGTCATCGTCATCCGGCAGTACCGGCACCCCGTGCGCGAGAAACTGTGGGAGATCCCGGCCGGCCTGCTCGACGTCCCCGGCGAGAACCCGCTGCACGCCGCCCAGCGCGAGCTGTACGAGGAGGCGCACGTCAAGGCCGAGGACTGGCGGGTGCTGACCGACGTCTACACCACCCCCGGCGGCTGCGACGAGGCCGTACGGATCTTCCTCGCCCGCGACCTCTCCGAGGCGGAGGGCGAGCGTTTCGAGGTCGAGGACGAAGAGGCCGACATGGAGCTGGCCCGGGTGCCCGTCGCGGACCTGGTCCGGGGCGTGCTCGCGGGCGACCTGCACAACAACTGCCTGGTCGTGGGCGTGCTCTCGTTGGTCGCCGCGGAGCAGGGCGACGGCCTCGACGTGCTCCGTCCCGCCGAGGCGCCGTGGCCGGCGCGTCCGTTCGAGGCCTGA